In Polyodon spathula isolate WHYD16114869_AA chromosome 27, ASM1765450v1, whole genome shotgun sequence, one DNA window encodes the following:
- the LOC121301126 gene encoding mitochondrial import inner membrane translocase subunit Tim13-like, with product MDSFGSDFSSGAAESGKMDPGTIMEQVKVQIAVANAQELLQRMTDKCFKKCVGKPGGSLDNSEQKCIAMCMDRYMDAWNTVSRAYNSRLQRERARI from the exons ATGGACAGTTTTGGTTCTGATTTCTCCTCGGGAGCCGCTGAGTCCGGAAAGATGGACCCAGGCACGATAATGGAGCAAGTGAAGGTGCAGATTGCCGTGGCCAACGCGCAAGAGCTTTTGCAG CGGATGACAGACAAATGCTTTAAGAAGTGCGTGGGCAAACCAGGTGGTTCGCTGGACAATTCGGAGCAG AAATGCATCGCCATGTGTATGGATCGCTACATGGATGCGTGGAACACCGTCTCCCGGGCTTACAACTCCAGACTGCAGCGGGAGAGAGCGCGCATTTAA